One region of Brassica napus cultivar Da-Ae chromosome A10, Da-Ae, whole genome shotgun sequence genomic DNA includes:
- the LOC106435321 gene encoding receptor-like cytosolic serine/threonine-protein kinase RBK1 isoform X1, with product MPRLPLLLEGNTEKEEETEKKKESKEEQEIELHRNDLGLERSSSSGVLGITIMMDPDIDNSSTYYSTCSSCSPDHESLSSPFSNTPNKIVSSSYHGGLQWNKMIESIKKKSIRRFTVIPLLASYELTRKNLRRKQPKFPFPPSENGFPCERFFMPKPSWRNFTYEELAAATDDFNPENMIGKGGHAEVYKGVLPDGETVAIKKLMSHAKEEEDRVSDFLSELGIIAHVNHPNAARLRGFSSDRGLHFVLEYAPHGSLSTKLFGSEECLEWKIRYKVALGIADGLSYLHNVCPRRIIHRDIKASNILLSRDYDAQISDFGLAKWLPENWDHHVVFPIEGTFGYMAPEYFIHGIVDEKIDVFAFGVLLLEIITSRRAVDTASRQSIVAWAKPFLEKNSVEDIVDPRLGNEFDPTEMKRVMLTASMCIHHIATMRPDMTRVVQLLRGEDSPAELELQQKPGEGGAVIANACDLQDHTSSSYLNELIRHRQLLME from the exons ATGCCAAGGCTTCCTCTCTTATTGGAGGGCAAcacagagaaagaagaag agacagagaagaagaaagaaagcaaAGAGGAACAAGAGATAGAGCTTCACAGGAACGACTTAGGCCTCGAAcgttcatcatcatcaggtgTACTTGGCATCACAATAATGATGGATCCAGACATAGACAATAGCAGCACTTATTACAGTACTTGCAGCTCTTGCTCGCCTGACCATGAATCATTATCGTCTCCATTTTCGAATACTCCTAATAAAATCGTTTCGTCTTCCTACCATGGTGGTCTTCAATGGAACAAAATGATTGAATCCATCAAGAAGAAGTCCATAAGAAGATTCACTGTCATTCCTCTCCTCGCAAGTTACGAATTAACTCGTAAAAACTTGCGTCGCAAGCAACCAAAGTTCCCTTTCCCTCCCTCTGAGAATGGCTTCCCCTGTGAACGTTTCTTTATGCCTAAACCCTCGTGGCGAAACTTCACCTACGAAGAGCTCGCTGCAGCCACCGATGATTTCAATCCTG agaATATGATTGGGAAGGGAGGACATGCGGAGGTATACAAAGGGGTGTTGCCTGATGGTGAGACGGTGGCGATCAAGAAACTTATGAGTCACGCaaaggaggaagaagatagAGTGAGTGATTTCCTCTCAGAGCTAGGTATAATCGCACATGTAAACCACCCAAACGCAGCGCGGCTTCGAGGTTTCAGCAGTGATCGTGGTTTGCATTTTGTGCTTGAGTACGCTCCCCATGGCAGCCTCTCTACAAAGCTCTTTG GATCAGAAGAGTGTCTGGAGTGGAAGATAAGGTATAAAGTGGCTCTAGGTATAGCTGATGGTCTAAGTTATCTTCACAATGTTTGCCCTAGACGGATCATTCACCGTGACATCAAAGCTTCTAACATATTACTCAGCCGAGATTACGATGCTCAG ATTTCGGATTTTGGACTAGCAAAATGGCTTCCAGAGAACTGGGATCATCATGTTGTGTTTCCCATCGAAGGAACATTCGG GTATATGGCTCCAGAATACTTCATACATGgcattgttgatgagaagatcgaTGTGTTTGCCTTTGGTGTGTTGCTTCTAGAGATCATAACCAGTCGTAGGGCTGTTGATACAGCCAGCAGACAAAGCATCGTTGCATGG GCAAAACCTTTTCTGGAGAAGAACAGCGTTGAGGACATTGTGGATCCTCGGCTAGGAAATGAGTTTGATCCAACAGAGATGAAACGAGTGATGCTAACAGCTTCAATGTGTATACATCATATAGCCACAATGCGACCTGACATGACCCGG GTGGTGCAGCTGTTGCGTGGGGAAGACAGCCCAGCTGAGCTAGAGCTGCAGCAGAAGCCAGGTGAAGGAGGGGCGGTGATTGCGAACGCGTGCGATCTACAGGATCACACCTCCTCCTCATACCTCAACGAACTCATCCGACACAGGCAACTCCTGATGGAGTGA
- the LOC106435321 gene encoding receptor-like cytosolic serine/threonine-protein kinase RBK1 isoform X2 codes for MAVEETEKKKESKEEQEIELHRNDLGLERSSSSGVLGITIMMDPDIDNSSTYYSTCSSCSPDHESLSSPFSNTPNKIVSSSYHGGLQWNKMIESIKKKSIRRFTVIPLLASYELTRKNLRRKQPKFPFPPSENGFPCERFFMPKPSWRNFTYEELAAATDDFNPENMIGKGGHAEVYKGVLPDGETVAIKKLMSHAKEEEDRVSDFLSELGIIAHVNHPNAARLRGFSSDRGLHFVLEYAPHGSLSTKLFGSEECLEWKIRYKVALGIADGLSYLHNVCPRRIIHRDIKASNILLSRDYDAQISDFGLAKWLPENWDHHVVFPIEGTFGYMAPEYFIHGIVDEKIDVFAFGVLLLEIITSRRAVDTASRQSIVAWAKPFLEKNSVEDIVDPRLGNEFDPTEMKRVMLTASMCIHHIATMRPDMTRVVQLLRGEDSPAELELQQKPGEGGAVIANACDLQDHTSSSYLNELIRHRQLLME; via the exons ATGGCTGTCGAAG agacagagaagaagaaagaaagcaaAGAGGAACAAGAGATAGAGCTTCACAGGAACGACTTAGGCCTCGAAcgttcatcatcatcaggtgTACTTGGCATCACAATAATGATGGATCCAGACATAGACAATAGCAGCACTTATTACAGTACTTGCAGCTCTTGCTCGCCTGACCATGAATCATTATCGTCTCCATTTTCGAATACTCCTAATAAAATCGTTTCGTCTTCCTACCATGGTGGTCTTCAATGGAACAAAATGATTGAATCCATCAAGAAGAAGTCCATAAGAAGATTCACTGTCATTCCTCTCCTCGCAAGTTACGAATTAACTCGTAAAAACTTGCGTCGCAAGCAACCAAAGTTCCCTTTCCCTCCCTCTGAGAATGGCTTCCCCTGTGAACGTTTCTTTATGCCTAAACCCTCGTGGCGAAACTTCACCTACGAAGAGCTCGCTGCAGCCACCGATGATTTCAATCCTG agaATATGATTGGGAAGGGAGGACATGCGGAGGTATACAAAGGGGTGTTGCCTGATGGTGAGACGGTGGCGATCAAGAAACTTATGAGTCACGCaaaggaggaagaagatagAGTGAGTGATTTCCTCTCAGAGCTAGGTATAATCGCACATGTAAACCACCCAAACGCAGCGCGGCTTCGAGGTTTCAGCAGTGATCGTGGTTTGCATTTTGTGCTTGAGTACGCTCCCCATGGCAGCCTCTCTACAAAGCTCTTTG GATCAGAAGAGTGTCTGGAGTGGAAGATAAGGTATAAAGTGGCTCTAGGTATAGCTGATGGTCTAAGTTATCTTCACAATGTTTGCCCTAGACGGATCATTCACCGTGACATCAAAGCTTCTAACATATTACTCAGCCGAGATTACGATGCTCAG ATTTCGGATTTTGGACTAGCAAAATGGCTTCCAGAGAACTGGGATCATCATGTTGTGTTTCCCATCGAAGGAACATTCGG GTATATGGCTCCAGAATACTTCATACATGgcattgttgatgagaagatcgaTGTGTTTGCCTTTGGTGTGTTGCTTCTAGAGATCATAACCAGTCGTAGGGCTGTTGATACAGCCAGCAGACAAAGCATCGTTGCATGG GCAAAACCTTTTCTGGAGAAGAACAGCGTTGAGGACATTGTGGATCCTCGGCTAGGAAATGAGTTTGATCCAACAGAGATGAAACGAGTGATGCTAACAGCTTCAATGTGTATACATCATATAGCCACAATGCGACCTGACATGACCCGG GTGGTGCAGCTGTTGCGTGGGGAAGACAGCCCAGCTGAGCTAGAGCTGCAGCAGAAGCCAGGTGAAGGAGGGGCGGTGATTGCGAACGCGTGCGATCTACAGGATCACACCTCCTCCTCATACCTCAACGAACTCATCCGACACAGGCAACTCCTGATGGAGTGA